The following proteins are co-located in the Pedobacter sp. FW305-3-2-15-E-R2A2 genome:
- a CDS encoding glycosyltransferase codes for MMNTKPEIMVSVCCITYNHEQYIAGALDSFLMQQTSFEFEILVGEDCSKDGTRAVIQEYVDRYPGRIRLVSHESNIGAIRNQVDVITKAKGKYIALCDGDDFWTDQRKLQKQVDFLEANPDYVICCHHTKVINEHDEIVYLKENRVNMEFGYQDVLLGKREETRICSLMIRNIDAVRSVGQQAWYFDTYGTDTLFKLYAVANTGKKIFVLPDVMACYRLHTGGIWSMIDSRIRKRRMVSDFNLTIRNFKYSGLMKKELLKIYIRQYFLFDLRNREINNAMNTIMNLL; via the coding sequence ATGATGAATACTAAACCTGAGATCATGGTGAGCGTATGCTGCATCACCTATAATCATGAACAATATATTGCCGGGGCGCTGGACAGTTTTCTGATGCAGCAAACCAGTTTTGAATTTGAAATTCTCGTTGGAGAAGATTGCTCTAAAGATGGTACAAGAGCGGTGATTCAGGAATATGTAGACCGGTATCCCGGCCGCATCAGACTTGTATCCCATGAAAGCAATATTGGAGCGATCAGAAATCAGGTGGACGTGATTACCAAAGCCAAAGGGAAATACATCGCCCTTTGCGATGGAGACGACTTTTGGACGGACCAAAGGAAACTGCAAAAACAGGTGGATTTTTTAGAGGCCAATCCGGACTACGTGATCTGTTGCCACCATACCAAAGTCATCAATGAGCATGACGAAATCGTTTACCTCAAGGAAAACCGGGTTAATATGGAGTTCGGCTATCAGGATGTCCTGCTGGGAAAAAGAGAAGAAACGAGAATTTGCTCGCTCATGATCCGGAACATCGATGCGGTAAGGTCAGTAGGGCAACAAGCCTGGTATTTCGATACCTACGGAACGGATACACTTTTCAAGCTTTATGCAGTTGCCAATACGGGCAAGAAAATATTTGTATTGCCGGATGTTATGGCTTGTTACCGCTTGCATACGGGAGGAATTTGGAGCATGATCGACTCCCGGATCAGGAAGAGAAGAATGGTCAGTGATTTCAACCTGACCATCAGGAATTTTAAGTATTCCGGATTGATGAAAAAGGAATTGCTCAAAATTTATATCCGCCAGTATTTTCTGTTTGACCTGAGAAACCGGGAGATCAATAATGCAATGAACACGATTATGAACTTATTATAA
- a CDS encoding DegT/DnrJ/EryC1/StrS family aminotransferase, whose amino-acid sequence MIPVTKPFLPGIQEFESYMSSIWERQWLTNNGPLVNELELKLKNYLNIKHLLYVSNGTMALQIAIKALDLKGEIITTPFSFVATTNSIVWEGCTPVFVDIDGETFNIDPAKIEAAITPKTSAILATHVYGNPCDIDAIQKIADQYSLKVIFDAAHCFGTKYKNKSVFEYGDISTTSFHATKLFHTIEGGAVFTKCPDLLKKMALMRNFGHNGPDEFAELGINGKNCEFHAAMGLCNLKQVDDILDKRRLLSFYYWKALSPLKAKYPKLNEDLDYNYAYFPVLFESAELMLSCLKALENEKIYCRRYFYPPLSSLPFLAPAYMPVCESVASRIMCLPLYHTLTSSDLDLITRVILRVQNYGQPEPSEKINAPIEALHPALTIAQNGAAH is encoded by the coding sequence ATGATACCTGTAACCAAACCCTTTCTCCCTGGAATTCAAGAATTTGAATCGTACATGAGCAGTATTTGGGAGCGACAATGGCTCACCAACAATGGACCATTGGTGAATGAATTGGAACTGAAACTGAAGAATTACCTGAACATCAAACATTTGCTCTATGTTTCGAACGGCACCATGGCCTTGCAGATCGCGATCAAAGCACTGGATTTAAAAGGGGAAATTATTACCACGCCCTTTTCCTTTGTGGCGACCACAAACAGCATTGTATGGGAAGGTTGTACACCTGTATTTGTAGACATTGACGGAGAAACGTTTAACATTGATCCCGCTAAGATTGAAGCCGCCATCACCCCGAAAACTTCTGCGATTCTGGCCACGCATGTCTACGGCAATCCCTGCGATATCGATGCGATTCAGAAAATTGCAGACCAGTATTCCCTGAAAGTAATTTTTGATGCGGCACATTGCTTTGGAACGAAATACAAAAACAAATCGGTCTTCGAGTATGGGGACATCAGCACCACGAGCTTTCATGCCACCAAGCTTTTTCATACAATTGAAGGAGGGGCAGTATTTACCAAATGTCCGGATCTACTGAAAAAGATGGCATTGATGAGGAATTTTGGCCATAATGGTCCGGACGAATTTGCGGAACTCGGCATCAACGGGAAGAACTGTGAATTCCATGCCGCAATGGGCTTGTGTAACCTTAAACAGGTAGATGATATTCTGGATAAAAGAAGACTGCTTTCCTTTTATTACTGGAAAGCGCTGAGCCCGCTGAAAGCAAAATACCCTAAACTCAATGAAGACCTGGACTATAACTATGCTTATTTTCCGGTACTGTTTGAAAGCGCTGAACTGATGTTGAGCTGCCTGAAAGCTTTGGAGAATGAAAAGATTTATTGCAGAAGGTATTTCTATCCGCCACTTTCCAGTCTGCCTTTTCTTGCCCCGGCTTATATGCCTGTCTGTGAATCTGTGGCTTCCAGAATTATGTGCCTGCCACTTTACCATACCTTAACTTCCAGCGATCTGGACCTGATTACCCGGGTCATTCTCCGGGTTCAGAATTATGGTCAGCCGGAACCTTCAGAGAAAATTAACGCGCCGATTGAAGCATTACACCCTGCATTAACCATCGCCCAGAATGGGGCAGCTCATTAG
- a CDS encoding lipopolysaccharide biosynthesis protein produces the protein MSLKKETLSGLIWTFTQQFSVQLISFCMTIVLARILMPAEFGLIAMLTIFIAIGNSLLDGGLASSLIRSADLTQDDYSTVFYFNLTGSILIYGLVYLIAPLVAAFYQQDVLTLILRIYALDFILNAFFSVQNARLIKEMKFKVQMLIQIPSVLAGGLLGVFLALKGYGVWSLVWMGLFQSFLSTIMHWLYSGWVPDLTFSMACFKKHFHFGYKMTLTGLLDILYKNIYVLIIGKYYSAVQLGFYSRAESVSQLPVTNISAVINKVTYPMFSKIVDDDEKLKWVYKKLMQQLLFWNTPVLILLAVIAEPFFNFLLSSKWLPAVPYFQILCFAGIMYPLHAYNLNILKVKGRSDLILKLESFKKGICVVGILCAIPFGIYGLLYFQLLFNFIGYYINSFYSGKMINYSIPEQMADAAPIIGNSFLAGILCYLGDLYFLKPLFLFDLSRILIDGSFFLIIYLAGSSLFRLAAIHDFKQLILKR, from the coding sequence ATGAGCTTAAAAAAAGAGACCTTATCAGGATTGATCTGGACGTTTACACAGCAATTCAGTGTACAGCTGATCAGTTTCTGCATGACCATTGTTCTGGCAAGGATTTTAATGCCTGCGGAATTCGGGCTGATCGCGATGCTGACGATATTCATTGCCATAGGGAATTCCCTTTTGGACGGCGGACTGGCATCCTCCCTGATCCGGTCGGCAGACCTTACACAGGATGATTATTCTACGGTGTTTTATTTTAACCTGACCGGAAGTATCCTGATTTACGGTTTGGTCTATCTGATTGCACCCCTGGTTGCTGCTTTTTATCAGCAGGATGTGCTGACCTTAATTTTAAGGATCTACGCGCTTGATTTTATCCTGAATGCCTTTTTCAGCGTACAGAATGCAAGGTTAATCAAGGAGATGAAGTTCAAGGTTCAGATGCTGATTCAAATTCCTTCCGTATTGGCAGGCGGATTATTGGGCGTGTTTCTCGCTTTAAAAGGATATGGGGTCTGGAGCCTGGTGTGGATGGGACTGTTTCAGTCTTTTTTATCGACGATCATGCATTGGCTCTATTCCGGATGGGTGCCGGACCTAACCTTTAGCATGGCTTGTTTTAAAAAGCATTTTCATTTTGGATATAAAATGACCCTCACGGGGCTCCTCGATATTCTGTACAAAAACATATATGTGTTGATTATTGGTAAATACTATTCTGCGGTGCAACTTGGCTTTTACTCGAGGGCAGAATCGGTCAGCCAACTACCGGTCACCAATATTTCGGCAGTGATCAATAAGGTGACCTATCCCATGTTTTCTAAAATTGTAGACGACGATGAAAAATTGAAATGGGTGTACAAAAAGCTGATGCAGCAGCTGCTTTTCTGGAACACTCCGGTGTTGATCCTACTCGCTGTCATCGCTGAACCCTTTTTTAACTTCCTGCTCAGCAGCAAATGGCTGCCGGCAGTACCTTACTTTCAAATCCTTTGTTTCGCAGGCATCATGTATCCATTACATGCTTATAATTTGAATATCCTGAAAGTAAAAGGGCGCAGCGACCTGATCCTGAAGCTGGAATCCTTTAAGAAGGGAATTTGTGTGGTCGGGATTTTATGTGCGATCCCCTTCGGGATCTATGGGCTGCTTTATTTTCAATTGCTTTTCAATTTCATCGGATATTATATCAACTCTTTTTACAGTGGCAAAATGATCAACTATTCTATCCCGGAGCAAATGGCGGATGCCGCTCCGATTATCGGAAATTCCTTTCTTGCGGGGATACTTTGCTATCTAGGCGATCTATACTTCCTGAAACCACTTTTCTTATTTGACCTCAGCAGAATCCTGATCGACGGTTCCTTCTTTTTGATCATTTATCTCGCTGGAAGCAGCCTCTTCAGGCTTGCCGCAATTCATGATTTTAAACAATTAATCCTAAAAAGATGA
- a CDS encoding acyltransferase, protein MVRLKELDVLRGIAAINVVLFHYTAKFRLNFGHDYPQKYDWNIGQYGVELFFIISGFVIFMSLQGKTTIGDFAYKRFSRLYPTYWICMTLTFLIVGLAQDPKIESQSPAGFLMNLTMFQGVFNVKNIDGVYWSLIPELFFYISMGLLFQLGWLTKVRTIAIVWLSLMIGNSLFKLPFGAYFLNLQYGMFFLAGILFYQIKFAKGDWHEHLLIGFCFLAAVLEHPGMTLFYVFVFIFLLFYLFVYNQLQILTWKPFIFLGYISYPLYLLHQHIGFVWMRIMGRYIPDEYLLIAITIVLIVIIAWLVTRFLEKPILHFLRNLRVQGQGYANALQKQK, encoded by the coding sequence ATGGTACGCTTAAAAGAACTGGATGTTTTAAGGGGAATTGCAGCGATTAATGTCGTCCTGTTCCATTATACCGCTAAATTCAGGTTGAATTTCGGTCATGATTACCCCCAGAAATACGATTGGAATATCGGCCAGTACGGTGTAGAACTGTTCTTTATCATTAGCGGCTTTGTGATTTTTATGTCCCTTCAGGGGAAAACAACAATCGGGGATTTTGCTTATAAACGCTTTTCAAGATTGTATCCGACCTATTGGATTTGTATGACCCTTACTTTCCTGATCGTCGGTCTGGCTCAGGACCCTAAAATTGAAAGTCAGTCGCCGGCAGGATTCCTGATGAACCTGACGATGTTTCAGGGGGTGTTCAATGTTAAAAATATAGATGGCGTATACTGGTCGCTGATTCCTGAATTGTTTTTTTACATCAGCATGGGGCTGTTGTTCCAGCTGGGATGGTTAACGAAAGTCCGGACCATCGCCATCGTCTGGTTGAGCTTAATGATCGGCAACAGCTTGTTTAAATTACCTTTTGGGGCCTATTTTCTGAACCTTCAATATGGCATGTTCTTCCTGGCGGGGATTCTTTTTTACCAGATCAAATTTGCGAAAGGAGATTGGCATGAGCATCTTTTAATCGGCTTCTGCTTTCTTGCAGCAGTATTGGAACACCCGGGAATGACCCTCTTTTATGTGTTTGTCTTCATCTTTCTGCTGTTCTATTTATTTGTATACAACCAACTTCAAATCCTAACCTGGAAACCGTTTATATTTCTCGGTTATATCTCTTATCCCTTGTACCTCCTTCATCAGCATATCGGGTTTGTCTGGATGAGGATCATGGGACGATACATTCCTGATGAATACCTCCTCATCGCCATCACCATTGTGCTGATCGTTATTATAGCATGGCTGGTCACGAGGTTTTTAGAAAAGCCAATCCTTCATTTTTTAAGAAATCTAAGGGTTCAGGGACAGGGATACGCCAATGCCTTGCAAAAACAAAAATAA
- a CDS encoding nucleotide sugar dehydrogenase, producing MVTQVLKGLKIGIVGLGYVGLPLAVAFAGKYKVFGFDSNAERIAELKMWYDHTLEIEAEELMKTITNDCSTLTGLFCTNELEMLRKCNVYIVTVPTPVDKNNRPDMTPLLKASKTIGRVLKKNDTVIYESTVYPGATEEECVPVLEKVSGLKFNTDFFVGYSPERINPGDKEHTVTHILKITSGSTPEAAEMINNLYGSVILAGTYKASSIKVAEAAKVIENAQRDINIAFVNELAMIFNRLGIDTSEVLKAAGTKWNFMKFQPGLVGGHCIGVDPYYLAQKAQEQGYYPEIILAGRRINDRMGIYIADELVKRIVASRKMVDCKVLILGFTFKENCPDVRNTKVIDIVRRLREYNIQVVIHDPWADPAQVEREYGVICQNGESKTRKYDAIILAVAHRKFRDIDISAMCNAQTIVYDLKSLLPDKLVNMRL from the coding sequence ATGGTAACTCAAGTGCTTAAAGGACTTAAAATTGGAATCGTCGGTCTCGGATATGTAGGTTTACCATTGGCGGTGGCCTTCGCCGGAAAATATAAGGTATTTGGCTTTGATTCCAATGCAGAGCGAATCGCCGAGCTGAAAATGTGGTACGATCATACGCTGGAGATCGAAGCGGAAGAACTGATGAAGACCATCACGAACGATTGCAGCACTTTAACAGGCTTGTTTTGTACCAATGAATTGGAAATGCTTAGGAAATGTAATGTCTATATCGTTACCGTTCCCACACCGGTGGATAAGAACAACCGCCCGGATATGACGCCGCTCCTGAAGGCGAGCAAAACAATAGGCCGCGTTTTGAAGAAAAATGATACGGTGATTTATGAATCTACGGTATATCCGGGGGCTACAGAAGAAGAATGTGTTCCGGTGCTGGAAAAAGTATCGGGATTGAAGTTCAATACTGATTTTTTTGTCGGCTATTCGCCGGAAAGGATCAATCCCGGAGATAAAGAGCATACGGTCACTCATATTTTAAAGATCACCTCCGGTTCTACACCTGAGGCGGCCGAGATGATCAATAACTTGTATGGTTCGGTGATTTTGGCGGGAACCTATAAAGCATCCTCTATAAAGGTCGCCGAAGCGGCCAAAGTAATTGAGAATGCACAGCGCGACATCAACATTGCTTTCGTCAATGAACTGGCCATGATTTTCAATAGACTGGGAATCGATACCAGCGAAGTACTGAAGGCTGCGGGAACGAAATGGAATTTCATGAAATTTCAACCGGGCCTGGTAGGCGGACATTGCATCGGAGTAGATCCTTATTATCTCGCACAAAAAGCACAGGAACAGGGCTATTATCCGGAAATCATCCTGGCGGGAAGACGGATCAACGACCGCATGGGGATTTACATTGCCGATGAGCTGGTGAAACGCATCGTCGCCTCCAGAAAAATGGTCGATTGCAAAGTGCTGATCCTTGGCTTCACCTTTAAAGAGAACTGTCCTGATGTGAGAAATACCAAAGTCATAGACATCGTCAGAAGGCTCAGGGAATACAACATACAGGTGGTGATCCATGATCCCTGGGCAGATCCGGCACAGGTGGAACGTGAATATGGCGTGATTTGTCAGAATGGAGAATCGAAAACGAGAAAATATGATGCCATCATCCTCGCCGTAGCACACCGTAAATTCAGGGATATCGACATTTCGGCTATGTGTAACGCGCAAACCATCGTCTATGATTTAAAGTCTTTATTGCCGGATAAACTGGTCAATATGCGCTTGTAA
- a CDS encoding UpxY family transcription antiterminator: protein MESLSALRVNVPKKWFVIYTRPRWEKKVDELLKLQGIISYCPLKRVKHKWADRMKEVELPLFNSYVFVYIDPREELKVRSTLGVMNFVYYMGKPAQVREVVMEELKRCMETFSDVEVMDLQHMEVGDRVMIKEGLMNHKEGQIIKLRQKSVVVVIDSLNCALLTNVNIEDLELIN from the coding sequence ATGGAAAGTCTATCCGCACTCAGGGTCAATGTACCCAAAAAATGGTTTGTCATCTATACCCGTCCAAGATGGGAAAAGAAAGTTGATGAACTGCTTAAGCTCCAGGGGATCATCAGTTACTGCCCCCTGAAAAGAGTGAAGCACAAATGGGCGGATAGAATGAAAGAAGTGGAATTGCCGCTATTCAACTCTTATGTATTTGTCTACATCGATCCAAGGGAAGAACTCAAAGTAAGGAGCACTTTAGGGGTGATGAATTTTGTGTATTACATGGGTAAACCTGCACAGGTAAGAGAGGTGGTGATGGAGGAGCTAAAGAGGTGTATGGAGACCTTTTCCGATGTAGAAGTGATGGACCTTCAGCATATGGAGGTTGGCGACCGGGTGATGATTAAAGAAGGATTGATGAACCATAAAGAAGGGCAGATCATTAAACTCAGACAAAAAAGCGTGGTTGTGGTCATTGATAGCCTGAACTGTGCGCTGTTAACGAATGTAAACATCGAAGATCTTGAACTCATTAACTGA
- a CDS encoding polysaccharide biosynthesis tyrosine autokinase, protein MPYNKQIPINNPGIIAEGMKYVKYWYFFALALILSLGAAWLYLQTTVSKYKVSSTLLVQDDAKGDGLLKGTAFSDLNMFRSSKTVIDEMEVMRSRDLIHGVLKDLKMDVSYFYELPLKKRELYGNTLPVNVLLNRNNNQAYLQKLSLTIINDRQFILNENGKRTIYNFGYPVSRPQFNMTVVKGPAFSISDKVIHFRFVDLEQLAQAYSTAGLTVLPVIKDANTVVLSLLDAIPQRGIDILNALISRYNMENVNNKNIMALNTIKFIDGKLKFLTKNLSGVEQDVENYKRDNRITELSADAQMNLQSSGSYNEQLASSEVQLSLVQSLISYLKGGDGAFELVPTTLGLKDPTLQNLTDKYNNLQIERERLLRNNSVSNPLVVSLTEQLTGLKRSLLENLTMIRRGLTLERNKLSSKTSQFENRLSHVPVMERGLLERSREQSVKTTLYQYLLQKREETELSLSATIPTSKLIDRPAYNPIPAKPKVQLIYMLSMMAGLTIPFSVIYLKDKLNRKVKDIYDVEYIAMNGKILGELSHKAIGESIVVHKNQSNTISELFRYIRSNLHFMDMNLHNKVLLVTSTSKGEGKTFFSINLGITLSLIDKKVVILEFDLRKPDLLNNMNLQGKTGLSDYLKSDQLRVDDLLIKAPQSDHLFVIGCGEISDSPSEILMSPKLEILFRELRERFDYVIVDTSPVGHVADAFTIATFADSSIYLVRYNYTHKEDLAIFEEICENGRLKNPMIVFNDAGKGNKNTYRYGRYAYSA, encoded by the coding sequence ATGCCTTACAATAAACAAATTCCGATCAATAATCCCGGCATCATCGCAGAGGGAATGAAATATGTAAAATATTGGTATTTCTTTGCCCTCGCGCTGATCTTAAGCCTGGGAGCCGCCTGGTTATACCTGCAAACTACAGTGTCAAAATACAAAGTAAGCAGCACCTTACTTGTTCAGGACGATGCAAAAGGAGATGGATTGTTAAAAGGAACGGCATTTAGCGACCTGAATATGTTCAGAAGTTCTAAAACGGTGATTGATGAAATGGAAGTGATGCGCTCCCGGGATTTAATCCATGGCGTATTGAAAGACCTGAAAATGGACGTCAGCTATTTTTATGAATTGCCGCTAAAAAAACGGGAATTATATGGGAATACCTTGCCGGTAAATGTACTCCTGAACAGAAACAATAACCAGGCCTACCTTCAAAAACTAAGCCTGACCATCATCAACGACCGTCAGTTTATTTTAAATGAGAATGGGAAAAGGACGATTTACAATTTTGGTTATCCCGTTTCCCGTCCGCAATTTAACATGACCGTTGTTAAAGGTCCTGCATTTAGCATCTCCGATAAGGTCATTCATTTCCGGTTTGTCGACCTGGAACAACTCGCGCAGGCCTATAGTACAGCAGGCCTAACGGTTCTTCCGGTGATCAAAGATGCAAATACCGTAGTCTTGAGTCTGTTGGATGCCATCCCTCAACGCGGGATTGACATCTTGAATGCACTGATCTCCAGATACAATATGGAAAACGTCAACAACAAAAACATCATGGCTTTAAATACCATTAAGTTCATCGATGGCAAATTGAAATTTCTAACCAAAAACTTATCGGGGGTAGAGCAGGATGTAGAGAATTATAAAAGAGACAACAGAATCACAGAACTGAGTGCTGATGCGCAGATGAACCTGCAATCTTCCGGGAGTTACAACGAGCAGCTGGCTTCGAGTGAGGTGCAGCTGAGCCTGGTACAGTCGCTCATTAGTTACCTGAAAGGGGGAGATGGTGCTTTTGAACTGGTGCCAACTACATTGGGACTGAAAGACCCTACTTTACAAAACCTAACAGATAAATACAATAACCTGCAGATTGAAAGAGAACGGCTGCTGCGGAACAACAGCGTCAGCAACCCATTGGTGGTTAGCCTCACCGAGCAGCTGACCGGGCTTAAAAGAAGCCTGCTGGAAAACCTCACGATGATCAGAAGAGGACTGACGCTGGAAAGAAACAAGCTGAGCAGCAAAACTTCTCAATTTGAAAACAGGTTAAGTCATGTTCCGGTGATGGAACGCGGGCTTCTGGAAAGAAGCCGGGAGCAAAGTGTGAAAACAACGCTTTACCAGTATCTGCTGCAAAAAAGAGAAGAAACAGAACTTTCTTTATCGGCTACGATTCCCACTTCCAAGCTCATCGACAGACCAGCTTATAATCCGATTCCTGCTAAACCTAAAGTACAGTTGATTTATATGCTGAGCATGATGGCAGGCCTGACGATTCCGTTTTCTGTCATCTATCTGAAAGATAAACTCAACAGAAAAGTGAAAGATATTTATGATGTGGAATACATCGCCATGAACGGGAAAATTTTGGGCGAACTGAGTCATAAAGCCATTGGAGAATCGATTGTGGTGCATAAGAACCAAAGCAATACCATTTCTGAACTCTTCAGGTACATCCGCTCCAACCTGCATTTTATGGACATGAATCTGCACAATAAGGTGTTGCTGGTAACCTCTACTTCAAAAGGAGAGGGGAAAACCTTTTTCAGCATTAACCTGGGCATTACGCTGTCCTTAATTGATAAAAAGGTGGTCATCCTGGAGTTCGACCTGCGTAAACCAGACCTGCTCAATAATATGAACCTGCAGGGTAAAACGGGTTTATCAGATTACCTGAAATCCGATCAGCTCCGGGTAGATGACCTGCTGATCAAAGCACCTCAGTCTGACCACCTCTTTGTGATTGGATGTGGTGAAATTTCAGACAGCCCTTCAGAGATTCTCATGAGCCCTAAACTTGAAATTCTGTTTAGGGAACTTCGGGAGCGGTTCGACTATGTAATTGTCGATACTTCGCCTGTTGGGCATGTCGCAGATGCTTTTACCATTGCAACATTTGCCGATTCCAGTATTTACCTGGTGAGGTACAATTATACCCATAAAGAAGACCTGGCCATATTCGAAGAGATCTGTGAAAATGGCCGGCTTAAAAATCCAATGATCGTATTTAATGATGCAGGTAAGGGAAATAAAAATACCTATAGATATGGCAGATATGCTTATTCTGCCTAG
- a CDS encoding polysaccharide biosynthesis/export family protein, whose protein sequence is MNNGEPTILQNDILSVTVNSTSPESNVLFASQPVNQTVNGVYEREGYRVNEVGTIKFPVLGQVPVQGLTISQAQNLIESQLNKYVKNAIVNIKFLNFRVTVIGEVNHPSTFTVSNEKINLLEALGLAGDMTAYGKRENVLLIREVEGKRIMERINLNRQDVLSSPYFYLKQNDVIYVEPDKAKSVEVSNNNRLMPLVVATISAVAVLVATVLK, encoded by the coding sequence TTGAATAACGGAGAACCAACTATTCTTCAGAACGATATCCTGTCTGTTACCGTAAATAGCACGAGTCCGGAATCCAATGTTTTGTTCGCTTCACAACCGGTCAATCAAACCGTAAATGGAGTGTATGAACGGGAAGGTTATCGGGTAAACGAAGTCGGAACGATTAAATTTCCGGTACTGGGACAAGTTCCGGTGCAGGGGCTGACGATCAGCCAGGCACAGAACCTGATTGAATCCCAACTCAACAAGTACGTCAAGAATGCAATTGTCAATATCAAATTCCTCAATTTCAGGGTAACGGTTATCGGAGAGGTCAACCATCCTTCCACCTTTACCGTAAGCAATGAAAAGATCAATCTGCTGGAGGCTTTGGGGCTGGCCGGTGACATGACGGCTTACGGCAAAAGAGAAAATGTCCTCCTGATCAGGGAAGTAGAAGGGAAGCGCATTATGGAACGCATCAACCTGAACCGTCAGGACGTCCTGAGTTCTCCTTATTTCTACCTCAAGCAAAACGATGTGATTTATGTAGAGCCCGATAAGGCCAAATCAGTGGAGGTGAGTAACAACAACAGGTTAATGCCTTTAGTAGTAGCAACGATCTCTGCAGTGGCGGTATTAGTGGCCACGGTTTTAAAATAG
- a CDS encoding DUF6266 family protein, which yields MALSPYGPHGPVIGKIGNLVSYILNGQVVTRTIGHKSNKHSKNQLANYQSMAVTMELLSPMLPFINSSFEIEARGTVKNQHNLATSYNKKQALTGEYPNIRVDYSKVVLSYGDLAIAENLKMVKTDTGLQISWDTEGGLAHDMVMILVCHPQRAQVSSSINACRRDAGTYFVKLNEEDLEQQLETYICFKSANGKQISNSVYLGNLNGAVENEQEKEEREKYTLVKARFDQVATDYLWMLELDHGRLTSTKAFRVLEKEYNVLKQKLEHMPGKPG from the coding sequence ATGGCATTATCTCCTTACGGCCCTCATGGCCCAGTCATAGGTAAAATAGGAAACCTGGTTTCTTATATCTTAAACGGACAAGTGGTAACGCGGACCATCGGTCACAAAAGCAACAAACACAGTAAAAACCAGTTGGCCAATTATCAGTCAATGGCGGTGACAATGGAACTGTTAAGTCCTATGCTCCCTTTCATCAATTCCAGTTTTGAAATTGAAGCAAGGGGCACCGTTAAAAATCAACACAACCTGGCCACTTCTTACAATAAAAAACAGGCTTTAACGGGCGAATACCCCAACATCAGGGTAGATTATAGTAAGGTGGTACTCAGTTATGGTGATTTAGCGATTGCAGAAAATCTTAAAATGGTTAAAACGGATACCGGCTTGCAGATCAGTTGGGATACCGAAGGCGGACTGGCACATGATATGGTGATGATCCTGGTTTGTCATCCGCAAAGAGCGCAGGTGAGCAGCAGCATCAATGCCTGTCGCAGGGATGCAGGGACTTATTTTGTAAAACTTAATGAGGAAGACCTGGAGCAGCAATTGGAAACCTATATCTGCTTTAAATCGGCCAATGGAAAGCAGATTTCCAACAGCGTGTACCTGGGAAACCTCAACGGAGCGGTAGAAAATGAGCAGGAAAAAGAAGAAAGGGAAAAATATACGCTTGTAAAAGCCAGGTTTGACCAGGTTGCTACAGATTATCTATGGATGCTGGAGCTGGACCATGGAAGGCTGACCAGCACCAAAGCCTTCAGGGTTCTTGAAAAAGAATACAACGTACTCAAACAGAAACTGGAACACATGCCGGGAAAGCCCGGTTAA